From one Zhongshania sp. R06B22 genomic stretch:
- a CDS encoding thioredoxin domain-containing protein, giving the protein MIQQASLLFILLSSLIFPAAAAENSAITWRQWSPQVFSEAKASGKHIILNVEAVWCHWCHVMDQKTYSDPQVGAAVDKDFIAIKVDHDAHPEIAARYRAWGWPATIFYNSDGVEIVKRAGYIPPDSMTALLNAIVRDPSPENTGSLIAVTTQRSALIPADKANLIAMHKRSYDAEYGSLAIAMKFIDPDSVEYALLEGMNGDESELARANKTLTAALKLEDPEWSGFYQYSTHGDWDHPHFEKIMRSQTRSIRLYAQAYAATKNPAYQAAAERTVGYLNRFLKAPDGGFYTSQDADLIQGQKSAQYFALKDQQRIALGIPRVDTHRYTKENATLISALTRLYSATGDTKIKAQAISIGEWLLANRQRSAGGFNHGSSDSKSRDDAKLFLADNISALAAFIDLYEISADRQWLRYATASADVIREKIASPDVVGLPAASIGAQDPLAPYVDLEENIQATRAINTLFHYSGREIDKVLAEKSMAYISSSEVIASRFTEAGILLADAELNRDPLHLVVVGSKSDVKAQKLFSAALATSYQSYRRIEWWDRSEGALINHDVEYPSLAKAAAFVCNDKRCSTPIYKANEIQEVIALIEGTQK; this is encoded by the coding sequence ATGATTCAGCAAGCCAGTCTGTTATTTATTCTACTCTCAAGTTTAATCTTCCCCGCTGCTGCCGCCGAAAATAGCGCGATCACCTGGCGACAATGGAGCCCTCAGGTTTTTAGTGAAGCTAAAGCGTCCGGCAAGCACATCATTCTCAATGTTGAAGCCGTGTGGTGTCATTGGTGCCATGTTATGGACCAAAAGACCTATAGCGATCCACAGGTTGGGGCCGCGGTTGACAAAGATTTTATCGCGATAAAAGTAGATCACGACGCTCACCCAGAGATCGCCGCGCGCTATCGCGCCTGGGGTTGGCCTGCAACTATTTTTTATAATAGCGATGGCGTAGAAATTGTTAAACGTGCTGGCTATATTCCACCTGACTCAATGACGGCCTTACTCAATGCGATTGTTCGCGATCCCAGTCCAGAAAATACTGGCAGCCTTATTGCCGTTACCACTCAGCGCAGTGCACTAATACCTGCGGACAAAGCTAATTTAATCGCAATGCATAAACGCAGCTACGATGCCGAATACGGTAGCCTTGCCATTGCGATGAAGTTCATCGATCCCGATTCCGTTGAATATGCCTTGTTAGAAGGTATGAATGGCGATGAAAGCGAACTAGCCCGGGCCAATAAGACCTTAACAGCAGCCCTCAAATTAGAAGACCCCGAATGGAGTGGTTTCTACCAGTATTCAACCCATGGGGACTGGGATCACCCGCACTTTGAAAAAATTATGCGCAGCCAGACGCGCTCTATTCGACTCTACGCACAGGCCTATGCGGCGACTAAAAACCCAGCTTATCAAGCCGCAGCCGAGCGCACCGTCGGCTATCTTAATCGTTTTTTAAAAGCCCCCGACGGTGGCTTTTATACCAGCCAAGATGCCGATCTTATTCAAGGCCAAAAGAGCGCCCAATATTTTGCTTTAAAAGACCAGCAACGTATCGCCCTGGGCATTCCTCGTGTTGATACCCACCGCTACACCAAGGAAAACGCTACTTTGATTTCCGCGCTCACCAGACTTTACAGCGCGACGGGTGATACCAAAATAAAAGCACAGGCAATATCAATTGGCGAGTGGCTGCTAGCCAATCGCCAACGCTCAGCAGGCGGGTTCAATCACGGCAGTAGCGACAGTAAAAGCCGTGACGACGCTAAGTTATTTTTAGCTGATAATATTAGTGCACTCGCTGCCTTTATCGATCTTTATGAGATTAGCGCCGACCGCCAGTGGCTTCGATATGCCACGGCCAGCGCTGATGTTATTCGAGAGAAAATAGCCAGTCCCGATGTTGTGGGCTTGCCCGCCGCCAGCATCGGTGCTCAGGATCCTTTGGCGCCGTATGTCGATTTAGAAGAGAACATTCAGGCCACTCGGGCTATAAACACCCTATTTCACTACAGTGGCCGCGAAATTGATAAGGTATTGGCAGAAAAATCCATGGCTTATATTAGTAGCAGCGAGGTCATCGCCAGCCGTTTCACCGAGGCGGGGATTCTACTGGCTGACGCAGAACTAAATCGCGACCCTCTACATTTGGTGGTGGTGGGTTCAAAATCTGACGTCAAAGCGCAGAAGTTATTTAGTGCAGCGCTAGCGACTAGTTATCAAAGCTACCGCCGCATTGAATGGTGGGATCGCAGCGAAGGTGCATTAATTAATCACGATGTTGAGTACCCTAGCCTAGCCAAGGCAGCTGCGTTTGTGTGTAACGACAAGCGCTGCTCAACACCGATTTATAAGGCCAATGAAATCCAGGAAGTCATCGCTTTAATAGAGGGTACCCAAAAATAG
- a CDS encoding YiiD C-terminal domain-containing protein has protein sequence MNGEALDTFIAKYLPTAQHMQITVENYDGSSLRLHAPLAPSINDKLTAFGGSIYVVAVMACWGMVYMRCVDYGLDPDIVVAEASIEYLRPVTGDIVASSLVVEEKHWEHFFDRFEERGKAKINLCSEIIVNGEVAVRFKGLYAIIGVK, from the coding sequence ATGAATGGTGAGGCACTCGATACATTTATTGCTAAATACCTGCCGACGGCGCAGCACATGCAAATCACTGTTGAGAATTATGATGGCAGTAGTTTGCGATTACATGCACCCTTGGCGCCCAGTATCAACGATAAGCTGACGGCCTTTGGTGGCAGCATATACGTTGTCGCCGTGATGGCCTGCTGGGGCATGGTGTATATGCGCTGCGTAGATTACGGCTTAGATCCAGACATCGTAGTGGCTGAGGCATCAATCGAATACCTCAGGCCGGTTACCGGCGACATTGTAGCGAGTTCACTGGTGGTTGAAGAGAAACACTGGGAGCACTTCTTTGATCGCTTTGAAGAGCGCGGCAAGGCCAAGATAAATCTCTGCTCCGAAATTATAGTTAACGGAGAAGTGGCCGTTCGCTTCAAAGGTCTCTATGCAATCATTGGCGTTAAATAG
- the meaB gene encoding methylmalonyl Co-A mutase-associated GTPase MeaB, producing the protein MAIDIDALKSGNSRALAKAITLVESKRVEHRSEAQLVLEQLLPHTGNSIRVGITGIPGVGKSTFIEAFGLYLVSLGKRVAVLAVDPSSPIAGGSILGDKTRMELLSRSKDAFIRPSPSEGSLGGVAQKTRETMLLCEAAGYDVILVETVGVGQSEYEVASMVDFFMVLMLPNAGDELQGIKKGIIELADALVINKADGESINLAQQTRRHYENALHLLRQNSFWTPQVMSCSALKNENIEAIWGMISGFKIDATKNGSMQEKRSRQAREWMSKLLHEMLDMKLKQNPEVKVLLPELNQKVTEGETTPFLAATRIINLLFKPET; encoded by the coding sequence ATGGCAATTGATATTGATGCACTAAAAAGTGGTAACTCCCGTGCTCTGGCCAAGGCGATTACCTTGGTTGAGAGCAAGCGTGTCGAGCATAGAAGCGAAGCCCAATTGGTGCTCGAACAGCTTCTTCCCCACACCGGAAACAGTATTCGCGTTGGTATTACCGGTATTCCTGGCGTGGGTAAGTCCACGTTCATCGAAGCCTTTGGGCTTTATTTAGTCAGCCTCGGCAAGCGAGTCGCGGTATTGGCAGTGGACCCCAGCTCTCCCATTGCCGGCGGTTCTATATTGGGTGATAAAACCCGCATGGAATTGCTGTCGCGCAGTAAAGACGCCTTTATTCGGCCATCGCCGTCTGAAGGTTCGCTGGGCGGTGTCGCACAAAAAACCCGTGAAACCATGCTGCTTTGCGAAGCCGCCGGCTACGACGTTATTTTGGTAGAGACCGTGGGCGTGGGGCAGTCAGAATATGAAGTTGCTAGTATGGTCGATTTCTTTATGGTTCTTATGCTGCCCAATGCCGGCGACGAATTACAGGGCATCAAAAAAGGTATTATCGAGTTAGCAGACGCCTTGGTCATCAATAAGGCCGATGGCGAAAGTATCAACCTAGCTCAGCAAACCCGCCGTCACTATGAGAACGCCTTGCACTTGCTGCGGCAGAATAGCTTTTGGACGCCGCAGGTAATGAGTTGCTCAGCGCTAAAGAACGAAAATATTGAAGCTATTTGGGGCATGATCAGCGGCTTTAAAATTGATGCTACTAAGAACGGCTCAATGCAGGAAAAACGTTCGCGTCAAGCCCGTGAATGGATGAGCAAATTACTGCATGAAATGCTCGACATGAAGCTCAAGCAAAATCCCGAAGTGAAAGTGCTATTACCTGAGCTTAATCAGAAAGTAACTGAAGGTGAAACCACGCCATTCTTAGCGGCAACGCGCATAATTAATCTTTTATTTAAGCCGGAAACCTAG
- the scpA gene encoding methylmalonyl-CoA mutase: protein MADYKAPETSVDDWKAMANKVLAKGNQTLDDLVWHTPEGIDVKPLYTKEDIADLPFTNTLPGVEPFIRGPQPTMYAGRPWTIRQYAGFSTAEESNAFYRKALAAGGQGVSVAFDLATHRGYDSDHPRVTGDVGKAGVAIDSVEDMKVLFNEIPLDKVSVSMTMNGAVLPVLAGYIVAAEEQGVSQDQLSGTIQNDILKEFMVRNTYIYPPLPSMKIIGDIIAYASDNMPKYNTISISGYHIQEAGADAALELAYTLADGKEYIRTAIAAGLDIDKFAGRLSFFWGIGMNFYMEIAKMRAARLLWSKIVSEFEPKSSRSKMLRTHSQTSGWSLTEQDPYNNIVRTTIEAMAAVFGGTQSLHTNALDEAIGLPTQFSSRIARNTQLIIQEETGITKVVDPWGGSYMMESLTKDIADRAWELIQEVEEKGGMAKAIETGLPKLRIEESAARKQARIDRGEDVIVGVNKYTLAEEDDVDFLDIDNKAVRESQVAALADIRASRDEAAVEDALEAIYQCAVTGEGNLLDLAVKATRLRATVGEISFAMEREFGRFNAQAQTVSGVYGSAYQDDENWQGISKDIEDFAEKHGRRPRMLVCKMGQDGHDRGAKVIATAFADVGFDIDLSPMFSTPEEVAKQAVENDVHVVGVSSQAAGHKTLIPELIAELKKVGADDIIVIAGGVIPRQDYDFLTDAGVKGIFGPGTKIPLAARGVLDAINAAYKA from the coding sequence ATGGCTGATTACAAAGCTCCCGAGACTTCCGTAGACGACTGGAAGGCAATGGCGAATAAAGTCCTCGCCAAAGGCAATCAAACGCTTGATGACTTAGTTTGGCATACACCCGAAGGCATAGACGTTAAGCCCTTGTATACCAAGGAAGATATTGCAGACCTGCCGTTCACAAATACCTTGCCAGGTGTTGAGCCCTTTATTCGCGGCCCACAACCGACCATGTATGCAGGTCGTCCCTGGACCATTCGTCAGTACGCGGGTTTTTCAACTGCTGAAGAATCTAACGCGTTTTATCGTAAAGCCTTGGCTGCAGGCGGGCAGGGTGTATCTGTTGCCTTCGACCTTGCTACTCACCGTGGCTATGACTCGGATCATCCCCGTGTAACGGGCGACGTCGGTAAAGCCGGTGTGGCGATAGATTCCGTTGAAGACATGAAAGTATTGTTCAACGAAATCCCACTGGATAAAGTCTCGGTTTCCATGACCATGAACGGGGCAGTATTGCCGGTTCTAGCTGGTTATATCGTCGCTGCAGAAGAGCAGGGCGTGAGCCAGGATCAACTGTCAGGCACTATTCAGAACGATATTCTTAAAGAGTTCATGGTACGCAATACCTATATTTACCCACCGCTACCCTCGATGAAAATTATCGGCGATATCATCGCATACGCGTCTGATAATATGCCTAAGTACAACACGATCTCAATTTCCGGCTACCATATTCAAGAAGCGGGTGCTGACGCCGCGCTAGAGCTGGCATATACCCTAGCTGATGGTAAGGAGTATATTCGCACTGCAATTGCCGCCGGTTTGGACATCGACAAATTTGCTGGCCGCCTGTCCTTTTTCTGGGGCATTGGTATGAATTTCTATATGGAAATTGCCAAAATGCGCGCCGCGCGTTTGCTGTGGTCGAAGATCGTGAGCGAGTTTGAACCCAAAAGCTCACGCTCAAAAATGCTGCGTACCCACAGCCAAACCTCTGGCTGGTCGCTGACCGAGCAAGACCCATACAACAACATTGTGCGCACCACGATCGAGGCGATGGCGGCGGTTTTTGGCGGCACGCAATCTTTGCACACCAACGCCCTCGACGAAGCGATAGGTTTGCCGACTCAATTCTCTTCACGCATCGCCCGTAATACTCAGTTAATCATTCAAGAAGAAACCGGTATTACCAAGGTAGTTGATCCTTGGGGTGGTTCTTACATGATGGAATCGCTGACCAAAGATATTGCCGATCGCGCCTGGGAACTGATCCAGGAAGTTGAAGAGAAAGGCGGCATGGCTAAAGCGATAGAGACTGGCCTGCCTAAGCTGCGTATTGAAGAATCGGCAGCCCGCAAACAAGCGCGTATCGACCGTGGCGAAGATGTGATTGTAGGGGTAAACAAATATACCTTGGCCGAAGAAGACGATGTTGATTTCTTGGACATTGACAACAAAGCAGTGCGTGAATCGCAGGTTGCGGCACTGGCTGACATCCGCGCATCGCGCGACGAGGCAGCGGTAGAAGATGCTCTAGAAGCAATTTACCAATGCGCCGTCACCGGTGAGGGCAATTTGCTAGACCTCGCAGTAAAAGCAACACGTTTACGCGCCACAGTTGGTGAAATCTCCTTTGCCATGGAGCGTGAGTTCGGCCGCTTTAACGCACAGGCGCAAACGGTGTCTGGTGTTTATGGCAGCGCCTATCAAGACGACGAAAACTGGCAGGGTATCAGCAAAGATATCGAAGACTTTGCTGAGAAGCATGGTCGTCGACCACGTATGCTAGTGTGTAAAATGGGTCAAGACGGCCATGACCGCGGCGCGAAAGTTATTGCTACAGCCTTTGCTGATGTTGGTTTTGATATCGACCTGTCACCGATGTTCTCGACCCCAGAAGAGGTGGCGAAACAGGCTGTAGAAAACGATGTTCATGTGGTGGGTGTCTCCTCGCAGGCGGCGGGTCATAAAACCCTGATTCCTGAGTTAATTGCAGAGCTTAAGAAAGTCGGCGCTGATGATATAATCGTTATTGCTGGCGGTGTTATTCCGCGCCAAGATTATGACTTCCTCACCGACGCAGGTGTGAAAGGTATCTTTGGTCCAGGCACCAAAATTCCCTTGGCTGCACGGGGCGTACTCGACGCGATTAACGCTGCATATAAAGCTTAG
- the mce gene encoding methylmalonyl-CoA epimerase, producing MITGLDHIAVAVPDLDKAIKRFLEDFGLVYEGSEEVETAKTATAFFPLKSTSIELVSPLRGEGPIAKYLEKKPGGLHHLCFSTDDIVADVARLTALGYQFLSEAPSAGAHGCQVIFIHPKSCDGVLIELSQPGDEHH from the coding sequence ATGATTACTGGACTTGATCATATTGCGGTTGCCGTTCCCGATCTAGACAAAGCCATTAAGCGCTTTTTAGAAGATTTCGGCCTAGTGTATGAAGGCAGCGAGGAAGTTGAAACTGCAAAAACCGCAACCGCGTTCTTTCCCCTTAAATCAACCAGCATCGAGCTAGTAAGCCCTTTGCGTGGCGAAGGCCCGATAGCCAAATATCTCGAAAAAAAGCCTGGCGGCTTACATCACTTATGCTTTAGCACCGACGATATTGTGGCTGATGTAGCGCGCTTGACGGCGCTGGGATACCAATTCCTCAGCGAAGCACCAAGCGCAGGTGCCCATGGCTGCCAAGTTATCTTTATTCATCCTAAATCTTGCGACGGCGTGCTCATCGAGCTCAGCCAGCCGGGAGATGAGCACCACTAA
- a CDS encoding biotin/lipoyl-containing protein translates to MVHKDRQLAKSNTAWTRGFACNDMKPLIICRGPIRKEAMDVFDEMGIHHYGILLSEKDSITYTNALAPELRTLTDPDRVHRVPDYTGATKEERIRRIKQIIRIAYDNDYNAIFAGYGFMSEDAEMVESMEKAGLNFIGPCSYTQKSAGMKDQAKRTALETGVSVTPGVNNATSLALFAKYGVDGLEKCAKDNKLSVDFAACKDLEEQALALLAASYAAGIDIITAADIGLALQTEAKRMLTEKPNNRFRLKAIAGGGGKGQRILQSANSYEGATLEEKLEKAVANVPSLVQECLIELKTNGVGDNKNVLIEMNIDTTRHQEIQVVGNGEWCMTMGGRDCSLQMHEQKLLEVSVTEEELAAAIIAAEAAGSKAEAEQLKKDLDILQRMEHEGAVFGEAVKLDSLGTFECIVDGDSHYFMEMNTRIQVEHRVTELCYKLKFTNPDDSGDYFIAESLVEVMVLLARHGKNLPKPTRILREKTSVEARMNATNQALQPHAGGVIENWSNAIRGEIRDDQGISTHNPDTDVFMKYHLAGAYDSNIALLLTTGETRLSSYQRLAEILRRTELRGKDLATNLEFHYGLVHWFIGNGINARPSTRFIVPYLTSVGLLKEQANQIDLDVAYAEIRQRYVGEAGDNGAAWAAALDAKKLLMIRPLERLFAEPHYMAGWLSMNKNSLRIDNGKIKWAVNPIQLLEELYHYLNMDFEADKPARYMIWDHDHDILSAAVSFYKTLNEKVDAADFPALEALLASDKAPKGFSADEWSAVRSAHIGYFAGSEVLSVLAYIADKTGFYELSMNPDLSITIPDRLTDEVLQKRMAKVLVPPPAAKSDEILAASGGMYYPREAPGMDVFISVGEHFEAGDTLYIVEVMKMFNKVIAPFAGTIDKVLIEGDGVIIKKGQPLFKIIPDEKIIVVTPEEIAEGRRAKTIEFLATLK, encoded by the coding sequence ATGGTTCATAAAGACCGTCAATTGGCAAAATCAAATACAGCATGGACTCGAGGTTTCGCATGTAATGACATGAAACCATTGATTATTTGCCGTGGCCCAATCCGAAAGGAGGCTATGGATGTATTCGACGAAATGGGTATCCACCACTACGGTATTTTGCTCTCAGAAAAAGACTCCATTACCTATACCAACGCCCTTGCGCCAGAGTTGCGTACTCTGACTGATCCAGATCGCGTTCACCGTGTACCGGATTACACCGGCGCCACCAAAGAAGAGCGCATTCGTCGTATCAAGCAAATCATTCGTATTGCCTACGATAATGATTACAACGCGATCTTTGCGGGTTACGGCTTTATGTCCGAAGACGCCGAGATGGTGGAGTCGATGGAAAAGGCCGGCTTGAATTTTATTGGGCCCTGTTCTTACACCCAAAAATCTGCGGGTATGAAAGACCAAGCGAAACGCACCGCATTGGAAACTGGTGTGTCAGTTACACCTGGGGTGAACAATGCGACTAGTTTGGCTCTTTTTGCCAAATACGGCGTAGATGGTCTTGAGAAGTGCGCCAAAGACAACAAGCTGAGTGTCGACTTTGCCGCCTGTAAAGACCTTGAAGAACAGGCTCTGGCATTGTTGGCGGCGTCGTATGCGGCGGGTATCGATATCATTACTGCCGCTGACATTGGCCTTGCGCTGCAAACTGAAGCTAAGCGCATGCTGACAGAAAAGCCGAACAACCGTTTCCGCCTAAAAGCGATTGCCGGTGGCGGTGGTAAAGGTCAGCGTATTTTGCAGTCAGCGAACTCATATGAGGGCGCGACTCTTGAAGAAAAATTAGAGAAGGCCGTCGCTAACGTACCGTCTCTGGTACAAGAGTGCCTGATCGAACTGAAAACCAACGGTGTTGGTGACAATAAAAACGTCCTTATCGAAATGAATATCGATACCACCCGCCACCAGGAGATTCAGGTTGTGGGTAACGGTGAGTGGTGCATGACCATGGGCGGCCGTGACTGCTCATTGCAAATGCACGAGCAGAAACTGTTAGAGGTGTCTGTTACTGAAGAAGAGCTTGCGGCAGCCATTATTGCGGCCGAAGCGGCTGGTAGCAAAGCAGAAGCAGAACAACTTAAGAAAGACCTAGATATATTGCAGCGCATGGAACATGAAGGCGCGGTATTCGGTGAAGCGGTAAAACTGGATTCTTTAGGCACCTTTGAATGTATCGTCGATGGTGATTCCCACTATTTCATGGAGATGAATACCCGTATTCAGGTTGAGCACCGGGTGACAGAGTTGTGCTACAAACTCAAGTTTACCAACCCAGACGACTCTGGTGATTATTTCATTGCCGAAAGTCTTGTTGAAGTCATGGTGCTGTTGGCACGCCACGGCAAAAACTTGCCTAAACCCACCCGTATTTTGCGTGAGAAAACCTCGGTAGAGGCGCGCATGAACGCAACTAACCAAGCCTTGCAGCCCCACGCTGGTGGTGTTATCGAAAACTGGTCGAACGCGATTCGAGGTGAGATCCGTGACGACCAAGGTATCTCTACCCACAATCCCGATACTGATGTGTTTATGAAATACCACCTCGCCGGTGCGTATGACTCAAACATTGCGCTACTACTTACCACAGGTGAAACCCGTCTCAGCAGTTATCAGCGTTTGGCGGAAATACTGCGGCGCACTGAATTGCGCGGCAAAGATCTGGCCACTAATCTTGAGTTTCACTATGGCTTGGTGCACTGGTTCATTGGCAACGGTATCAATGCGCGTCCATCAACGCGTTTTATTGTGCCTTACCTGACCTCGGTAGGTTTGCTTAAAGAACAGGCCAACCAAATTGACTTGGATGTTGCTTACGCAGAAATACGTCAGCGCTACGTTGGCGAAGCGGGCGATAACGGCGCCGCATGGGCAGCAGCACTCGATGCTAAAAAACTATTAATGATTCGTCCGCTGGAACGTTTATTCGCCGAACCGCATTATATGGCCGGTTGGTTAAGCATGAACAAGAACAGCTTGCGTATCGACAACGGCAAAATCAAATGGGCCGTTAATCCCATTCAGCTGCTGGAAGAGCTATATCACTATCTGAATATGGATTTTGAAGCTGATAAGCCAGCACGCTATATGATCTGGGACCACGACCACGATATCTTAAGCGCAGCCGTTAGCTTCTACAAAACCTTGAATGAAAAAGTCGATGCTGCAGATTTCCCTGCTCTTGAAGCCTTACTTGCTTCAGACAAGGCGCCCAAAGGCTTTAGTGCGGACGAGTGGTCTGCGGTACGCAGCGCGCATATAGGCTATTTTGCCGGTAGCGAAGTACTGTCAGTATTGGCGTATATCGCCGATAAGACTGGCTTCTACGAGCTGAGCATGAACCCCGATTTGAGTATCACCATTCCCGATCGCTTAACTGACGAGGTTCTGCAGAAGCGCATGGCCAAGGTACTTGTGCCACCACCTGCTGCGAAATCAGACGAAATCTTGGCAGCCAGCGGCGGCATGTACTATCCGCGCGAAGCACCCGGCATGGATGTATTCATTAGTGTTGGCGAGCATTTCGAAGCGGGCGATACTTTGTACATTGTTGAAGTTATGAAGATGTTCAACAAAGTCATTGCGCCTTTTGCCGGTACAATCGATAAAGTCCTGATTGAAGGTGATGGCGTGATTATTAAGAAAGGCCAGCCCTTGTTCAAAATCATCCCAGACGAAAAAATTATCGTGGTAACCCCTGAGGAAATTGCTGAGGGCCGTCGTGCTAAAACTATCGAGTTTTTAGCGACCCTGAAGTAG
- a CDS encoding acyl-CoA carboxylase subunit beta, translating to MTKIQTQIPSLENPFEKKSELEFTVPGQIDYDPGIYEAALQAGYDLLQRPRKMAGVKGVQKQHEKKRMTVWERISVLADIGTEPKILYQNWGKNLDGASLVTAVVKVNGRDVALYGHDFTVRAGSMDATNGSKLANLFKLAGKLGIPLVGMNDSAGAYIPAGVGGLDGYAEAFTALRHINGVVPSIMCMFGYNAGGGSYLPRQGSFVIQPNDTFFGLTGPGVVKSVLGEDVTADELGGPSVHSKSGVTDFVVPDEVAALRKVKELLNYLPNNSAEAPPFQPTSDPITRRTWDIDLLLRKAFNSPTGFNTPFDISIIIQQMCDHGDFFEIQPERARNTVCALGRMGGNVVGFVANNSAVASGQIDIDAAYKNARFIRFCNVYNIPVIFMEDTTGFLPGKDQEAGGIVQAGRAMLDAIIDLRTPRFLMIVRNAFGGAYASFNNYPTGADFVCALPTTRLAVMGPAGVEYVYKDEVRKIRGAIKPKTAELKAQNLKVGMSESDAAAAAKEAVTVWQKHEELQLTQRYERELMNPNEALSLGSISQIVMPSDLRKVLGEQLELHLRAYKPEPMSGTQREFH from the coding sequence ATGACAAAAATACAGACACAAATTCCCTCACTGGAAAACCCCTTCGAGAAGAAATCAGAACTCGAGTTTACCGTACCAGGTCAGATTGATTACGATCCTGGTATCTACGAAGCCGCTCTTCAAGCTGGTTACGATCTGCTACAGCGCCCAAGAAAGATGGCGGGTGTAAAAGGCGTTCAAAAGCAGCACGAAAAGAAGCGTATGACCGTTTGGGAAAGAATTTCAGTGCTCGCCGATATCGGCACTGAGCCTAAAATTCTTTACCAAAACTGGGGCAAAAATTTAGATGGCGCCTCGCTCGTTACCGCGGTTGTTAAAGTCAATGGCCGAGATGTGGCTCTTTATGGTCATGACTTTACTGTCCGCGCCGGTTCTATGGACGCCACCAATGGCAGCAAGTTAGCTAATCTATTTAAACTTGCCGGCAAGCTTGGTATTCCACTGGTTGGTATGAACGACTCAGCGGGTGCATACATTCCCGCTGGTGTTGGCGGCCTAGATGGCTACGCGGAAGCGTTTACCGCACTGCGCCATATCAACGGTGTGGTGCCGTCGATTATGTGTATGTTCGGTTATAACGCCGGTGGTGGTTCTTATCTGCCGCGTCAGGGTTCTTTTGTTATTCAACCCAATGACACCTTCTTTGGTTTGACTGGGCCCGGCGTTGTTAAATCTGTGCTTGGCGAAGACGTGACCGCTGATGAACTTGGTGGTCCCAGTGTTCATTCTAAATCTGGGGTAACGGATTTTGTCGTGCCCGACGAAGTCGCCGCTTTGCGTAAAGTTAAAGAGCTTCTTAACTACCTGCCAAACAATAGCGCCGAGGCGCCGCCGTTTCAGCCGACCTCTGACCCGATTACGCGTAGAACCTGGGATATCGATTTACTATTGAGGAAAGCCTTTAATAGCCCCACAGGTTTTAATACCCCCTTTGATATCAGCATTATTATTCAGCAAATGTGCGACCACGGTGATTTCTTTGAAATCCAACCTGAGCGCGCTCGCAACACCGTTTGCGCGCTGGGTCGTATGGGCGGCAACGTCGTCGGTTTTGTAGCGAATAATTCTGCGGTCGCCTCTGGGCAGATCGATATCGACGCTGCCTACAAAAACGCGCGCTTTATCCGTTTCTGCAATGTTTACAATATTCCCGTTATTTTCATGGAAGACACCACTGGTTTCTTACCGGGTAAAGATCAGGAGGCGGGCGGTATTGTTCAAGCCGGTCGCGCTATGCTCGATGCGATTATCGATCTGCGTACACCGCGTTTCCTTATGATTGTTCGCAACGCCTTTGGTGGCGCTTACGCGTCGTTTAATAACTATCCTACTGGTGCGGATTTTGTCTGCGCATTACCGACAACCCGTTTAGCGGTAATGGGCCCAGCGGGCGTTGAATACGTTTATAAAGATGAAGTGCGTAAAATTCGCGGTGCGATTAAACCGAAGACGGCTGAACTTAAGGCGCAAAACCTCAAGGTAGGTATGTCTGAGTCAGACGCTGCGGCAGCGGCTAAAGAAGCTGTCACCGTATGGCAGAAGCACGAAGAGCTGCAGTTGACCCAACGCTATGAGCGCGAGCTCATGAATCCAAACGAAGCATTAAGCCTGGGATCGATATCCCAGATCGTCATGCCCTCTGACCTGCGCAAGGTATTGGGTGAACAACTGGAACTGCATCTCAGAGCTTACAAGCCTGAGCCCATGAGTGGAACGCAACGGGAATTTCATTAA